A stretch of [Clostridium] scindens DNA encodes these proteins:
- the cas3 gene encoding CRISPR-associated helicase Cas3' yields MNDPYIAHFYKGSNNAIQIQSVSEHNLNVAYLAMSNSPLKCLSSVAWVSGVLHDAGKYREGVQNYLRRAMNEEQVRRGEEDHSTGGGFLIEKMFPATNLSVLVQMAVFCHHGLHDCFSSEKSTIYIKERLSKKENSQNVEERYYQYIKKEDLEKRGLIAKREVAGIIQEILGFIRSKNLSVNMYGNRDFFLGMYERTIMSLLVDADRTDTACFMEQRELPNPKSDEMMQEIWEKCITYLEQYLKSIKSESRLNEYRRDISRKCMEAGEREERLYRLTVPTGAGKTLSSLRFALYHARKYHKRHIIYVAPYQSIIDQNAEEIRRAINNDEIVLEHHCNVIHDDEMEKERYEILTENWDSPIIVTTAVQFLNTLFASGIGNIRRMYSILNSVIIFDEVQALPVKITKLFNLSVNFLTAFGKSTVVLCSATQPLFDELDENRLLPPLSMAGSPKEYAEAFKRTKIIDATKGAGSGFAAEELQEFIWDKAETLKQVLVVVNTKKCAERLYKEIKKKCKGSDYILFHLSTNMCAEHRRDVLKRLEENLENEKKVICISTQLIEAGVNLSFKCVIRSLAGLDNIIQAAGRCNRHGEAGMGYVYIVGISSELENVERLAEIRKMQESMAEVLNQFRKNPEIFDHSLSSEESIRYYYQIYLKKRMPEMEYLESVNGVDVTLLDLLSTSRTMWKSMSETTKKDSKNLLLKQAFKTAGDVFEVILEDGKVDVVVRYDEKAEEQIAVLEDEYATLAEHKKALRRLQPYTVGISEQLRQKLGNAITSVCGGTVYVLSQNYYSRETGVSEEPLGMEFINF; encoded by the coding sequence ATGAACGATCCATACATTGCACATTTTTATAAAGGCAGTAATAATGCTATACAGATACAATCCGTTTCCGAGCACAATCTTAATGTGGCTTATCTTGCCATGAGTAATTCCCCATTGAAATGCCTATCTTCTGTCGCCTGGGTTAGTGGTGTACTTCATGATGCTGGAAAATATAGAGAAGGTGTTCAAAATTACCTCAGAAGAGCAATGAATGAAGAGCAAGTGCGTCGCGGGGAAGAAGACCACTCGACAGGCGGTGGATTTCTGATAGAAAAAATGTTTCCTGCGACAAATCTATCTGTACTGGTACAGATGGCGGTATTTTGCCATCATGGTTTGCATGACTGCTTTTCATCTGAAAAATCCACTATTTACATTAAAGAGCGATTGTCCAAAAAAGAGAATTCCCAAAATGTAGAGGAACGTTATTATCAATATATAAAGAAGGAAGATTTGGAGAAAAGAGGCCTAATAGCAAAACGGGAAGTAGCAGGTATTATCCAGGAGATTTTAGGGTTTATTCGTAGCAAGAATTTGAGCGTAAATATGTATGGAAACAGAGATTTTTTCCTAGGTATGTATGAAAGGACGATTATGTCGCTGCTGGTAGATGCAGACAGGACTGATACGGCGTGTTTTATGGAGCAGAGAGAATTACCCAATCCTAAAAGTGATGAAATGATGCAAGAGATTTGGGAAAAATGCATTACATATCTGGAACAGTATTTAAAGTCCATAAAATCAGAATCAAGGCTGAATGAATATCGCAGGGATATCTCGCGGAAATGTATGGAGGCCGGAGAAAGAGAAGAAAGGCTTTATCGCCTGACGGTGCCCACCGGTGCGGGAAAGACGCTCAGCAGCCTGCGCTTTGCGTTGTATCATGCCAGGAAATATCATAAGAGACATATCATATATGTGGCGCCCTATCAGAGTATAATAGACCAGAACGCGGAGGAAATACGCAGGGCAATTAATAATGATGAAATTGTTCTGGAGCACCATTGTAATGTAATCCATGATGATGAAATGGAGAAGGAACGTTATGAAATCCTGACAGAAAATTGGGATTCGCCGATTATAGTCACTACAGCGGTACAGTTTTTGAACACGTTGTTTGCCTCAGGAATTGGAAATATCAGGCGTATGTATAGCATTCTGAACAGTGTGATTATATTTGATGAAGTTCAAGCCTTACCAGTAAAGATTACCAAACTGTTTAATCTTTCTGTGAACTTTCTGACGGCATTTGGGAAGTCAACAGTGGTTTTATGTTCAGCGACGCAGCCGTTATTTGATGAACTGGATGAAAACAGGCTGCTGCCGCCACTATCCATGGCAGGCAGTCCCAAAGAATATGCTGAGGCATTTAAAAGAACGAAAATTATAGATGCTACAAAAGGAGCAGGCAGTGGATTTGCGGCAGAAGAATTACAAGAGTTTATCTGGGACAAGGCGGAGACGCTTAAACAGGTTCTTGTCGTTGTGAATACAAAGAAATGTGCAGAAAGGCTTTATAAAGAGATCAAGAAAAAATGTAAGGGATCGGATTATATATTATTTCATCTGAGCACTAATATGTGCGCAGAACACAGGAGGGATGTACTAAAGAGACTGGAAGAGAATTTAGAAAATGAGAAGAAGGTGATATGTATCAGCACTCAGCTGATTGAGGCGGGAGTGAATCTATCCTTCAAGTGCGTCATACGTTCCCTGGCAGGCCTTGATAATATCATTCAGGCGGCAGGCCGATGCAACAGGCATGGGGAAGCGGGGATGGGATACGTCTATATTGTGGGAATAAGCAGCGAGTTAGAAAATGTAGAAAGACTTGCGGAGATTCGGAAAATGCAGGAGAGCATGGCAGAAGTGCTGAATCAATTCAGGAAGAATCCGGAAATATTTGATCATAGTCTGTCGTCCGAGGAGTCAATCCGGTACTATTATCAGATATACCTAAAGAAGAGAATGCCGGAAATGGAATATTTGGAATCGGTGAATGGAGTGGATGTTACACTGCTTGACCTGCTATCCACCAGCAGGACGATGTGGAAAAGCATGTCAGAGACAACCAAGAAGGATAGTAAGAATCTGCTGTTAAAGCAGGCGTTTAAAACGGCGGGGGATGTATTCGAAGTGATACTGGAAGATGGAAAGGTAGATGTCGTAGTTAGATATGATGAAAAAGCAGAGGAGCAGATAGCCGTTCTTGAGGACGAATATGCTACGCTGGCAGAGCATAAGAAAGCGCTTCGAAGGCTTCAGCCATATACGGTGGGTATATCCGAGCAACTTCGTCAGAAGTTAGGAAATGCAATTACATCCGTATGCGGAGGAACCGTCTATGTCCTGAGTCAGAACTATTATAGTAGAGAAACTGGTGTTTCAGAAGAACCACTGGGAATGGAATTTATAAACTTTTAG
- the cas5c gene encoding type I-C CRISPR-associated protein Cas5c — protein MKYRNTVEFEVYGDYALFSDPVTRVGGEKSSYHVPTYEALKGILQSVYWKPTLVWIIDAVRIMKPIQTETKAIRPINYNGGNDLSYYTYLKDVSYQVRAHFEWNRNRPELESDRNENKHHNIARRMISRGGRRDIFLGTRECQGYVVPCEFGEGEGYYDSQEGDLSYGLMYHGITYADEAVLPEDEGKMTVRFWHPVMKKGIIEFTRPEECVKKRHIREMTVKIFGEDNFTGIGEFDGEEEDIELV, from the coding sequence GTGAAGTATCGCAATACAGTAGAATTTGAAGTATATGGAGACTACGCGTTGTTTTCGGATCCCGTGACCCGCGTAGGAGGGGAGAAAAGTTCTTATCATGTGCCCACGTATGAAGCGCTTAAAGGGATTTTGCAAAGCGTGTACTGGAAGCCTACGCTGGTCTGGATTATCGATGCGGTAAGAATTATGAAGCCAATCCAGACGGAGACAAAGGCTATCCGTCCCATTAATTATAATGGGGGAAATGATTTATCCTATTATACTTATTTGAAGGATGTCAGTTATCAGGTACGGGCACATTTTGAATGGAACAGAAACAGGCCGGAACTGGAATCGGACCGTAATGAAAATAAGCATCATAATATTGCCAGGCGAATGATAAGCCGAGGCGGAAGAAGGGATATTTTCCTGGGCACAAGAGAATGTCAGGGATACGTGGTACCCTGCGAGTTTGGAGAAGGGGAAGGATATTATGACAGCCAGGAGGGCGATTTGTCCTACGGGCTTATGTATCATGGCATTACTTATGCGGATGAGGCAGTTCTTCCAGAAGATGAGGGAAAGATGACTGTGAGGTTCTGGCACCCGGTCATGAAAAAGGGAATCATCGAATTTACCCGTCCCGAGGAGTGTGTGAAAAAAAGACACATTAGGGAAATGACAGTAAAGATATTTGGAGAGGATAATTTTACAGGCATTGGAGAATTTGACGGGGAGGAGGAAGACATTGAGTTGGTTTAG
- the cas8c gene encoding type I-C CRISPR-associated protein Cas8c/Csd1 yields the protein MSWFSELYDLYEKNEEKIGRVEYKTRQGKKGPEQVPLVLLPIYHTTVAAQITVDIDSEGNFLGASRVPDEDKMTIIPVTETSGIRTSGVEAHPFCDNLKYLAADYARYVKNGKKDFSKNRKLYIEGLKSWHLSEYTHPKVDALYAYLGKGTLMSDLVEEGVLITDEKGVLLEKEKIQIVLQADAFVRFRIIEKADLSQDILNDPSGKYFSECWLDRTLQESYIKYHRSRLTQTDFCYLTGENVPVSYLQPKKIRNEGDGAKLISSNDEDNYTFKGRFTDKTEAFAIGYEASQKAHNALKWIIRKQGYSWDDLCIVIWESNLEQIPDWGADTDKIEEAYQEVQESEYEGWGEEEEQEEKEYETGAAAAARFKAAMRGYGENLKTDSKVMILAFDAATTGRLAMVENKEFAASRYVDNIKYWHDSCRWLQSKYKDGHNFRYFGMAGVKDIAEALYGTEQKGILSLGGNTRMYAEICKRLLPCISERRRVPRDIVNTAVQRASSPVSYDNRYNWEKVLSIACALVKKQKMELEKEEWKVSLNEESRNRDYLYGRLLAMADRIEYRTFDKDEDGKRVTNAKRYMNAFAQHPYQTWKVLEERIQPYLQKLDIKERNSYNKTLDEIYELFDEKEFTNNDRLEGLYLLGYHSQSYELKYKPKKAEEEKE from the coding sequence TTGAGTTGGTTTAGCGAATTGTATGATTTATATGAGAAAAATGAAGAGAAAATTGGAAGAGTAGAATATAAGACACGCCAGGGAAAAAAGGGACCAGAGCAGGTTCCGCTGGTTCTTTTGCCAATATATCATACGACGGTAGCAGCACAGATTACGGTTGACATTGACAGCGAAGGGAATTTTCTGGGAGCGTCAAGAGTGCCGGATGAAGATAAGATGACAATCATCCCTGTGACGGAGACTTCTGGCATCCGGACATCAGGTGTTGAGGCGCATCCTTTCTGTGACAACCTAAAATACCTGGCTGCAGATTATGCAAGATATGTAAAGAATGGAAAAAAAGACTTTTCCAAAAATCGTAAACTCTACATAGAAGGCCTAAAGTCCTGGCATCTGTCTGAGTATACACATCCAAAAGTAGATGCGCTTTATGCTTATTTAGGCAAGGGGACGCTCATGTCTGATTTGGTTGAAGAAGGAGTCCTGATTACAGATGAAAAAGGAGTTCTTTTAGAAAAGGAAAAGATACAGATTGTATTACAGGCAGATGCGTTTGTAAGATTTCGTATCATAGAAAAAGCAGATTTAAGCCAGGATATTTTAAACGATCCTTCCGGGAAGTATTTTTCGGAGTGCTGGCTGGATAGGACCTTGCAGGAAAGTTATATCAAGTATCACCGTTCCAGATTAACGCAGACAGATTTCTGCTATCTTACTGGCGAGAATGTTCCAGTTTCTTATCTTCAGCCTAAGAAAATCAGAAATGAAGGAGACGGGGCGAAACTTATTTCCTCAAATGATGAAGACAATTATACATTTAAAGGAAGATTTACGGATAAAACGGAAGCATTTGCTATAGGATATGAGGCTTCTCAAAAGGCTCACAATGCGCTTAAATGGATTATACGTAAGCAAGGATACAGTTGGGATGACCTTTGCATCGTGATCTGGGAATCTAATCTGGAGCAGATTCCGGATTGGGGCGCGGATACAGATAAGATTGAGGAAGCCTATCAGGAGGTGCAGGAAAGCGAATATGAAGGATGGGGAGAGGAGGAAGAGCAAGAAGAAAAAGAATATGAGACGGGAGCTGCGGCTGCGGCAAGGTTCAAAGCAGCGATGCGCGGATATGGAGAGAATCTGAAGACGGACTCGAAAGTTATGATTCTTGCCTTTGATGCAGCCACTACTGGAAGGCTTGCTATGGTAGAAAATAAAGAGTTTGCCGCCAGCAGGTATGTAGATAATATCAAGTACTGGCATGACAGTTGCAGATGGCTGCAGTCAAAATATAAGGACGGACATAACTTTCGTTATTTTGGAATGGCAGGCGTGAAAGATATTGCGGAAGCCCTGTACGGGACGGAGCAGAAAGGAATTCTTTCCCTTGGAGGCAATACAAGAATGTATGCGGAAATATGCAAGAGGCTTTTGCCCTGCATATCTGAGAGGAGACGCGTGCCGAGAGATATAGTAAATACCGCGGTACAAAGGGCGTCATCTCCAGTTTCGTATGATAATCGGTATAATTGGGAAAAAGTGCTTTCTATAGCATGCGCTCTGGTGAAAAAGCAGAAAATGGAATTGGAAAAGGAGGAGTGGAAAGTGTCGCTGAATGAGGAAAGCAGGAATAGAGACTATCTGTATGGACGACTTTTAGCAATGGCTGACAGGATTGAATACCGTACATTTGACAAAGATGAAGACGGGAAAAGAGTGACGAATGCTAAAAGATATATGAATGCATTTGCACAGCATCCATACCAGACATGGAAGGTATTAGAGGAGCGTATACAGCCCTATTTGCAAAAATTAGATATTAAGGAGCGGAATTCTTATAATAAGACTCTTGATGAAATCTATGAATTGTTCGATGAAAAAGAATTTACTAATAATGACAGGCTGGAAGGATTATATTTACTGGGATATCACAGCCAGTCTTATGAACTAAAATATAAGCCTAAAAAAGCGGAGGAGGAAAAAGAATGA
- the cas7c gene encoding type I-C CRISPR-associated protein Cas7/Csd2 → MTTLKGKIDFALLVSATDANPNGDPLNGNRPRENYEGYGEISDVCIKRKIRNRFQDMGQKIFVQSDDRSDDGYTSLKERAEGCEELNNEIKKKKKADREHFAQIACQEWLDVRTFGQVFAFKGDEVSVGIRGPVSIHQAVSLSPVDVVSMQITKSVNSEAGKDSKASDTMGTKHRIGFGLYLVKGSVNVQLAEKTGFSQEDAELLKEALKTLFENDASSARPEGSMEVCRLYWWQHEEKTPSVSTAQIHRSIKIEALEDRPKSFKDYSIKLEELNCVKPEVYEFV, encoded by the coding sequence ATGACAACTTTAAAAGGAAAAATTGATTTTGCATTGCTTGTTTCAGCAACAGATGCTAATCCGAATGGAGATCCTTTGAATGGAAATCGTCCAAGAGAGAATTATGAAGGCTATGGGGAAATTTCAGATGTCTGTATTAAAAGAAAGATCCGTAATCGGTTCCAGGATATGGGACAGAAAATATTTGTCCAATCGGATGACCGTTCCGACGATGGTTATACAAGCCTGAAGGAACGGGCAGAAGGATGTGAAGAATTAAATAATGAAATTAAGAAAAAGAAAAAAGCCGATAGGGAACATTTTGCCCAGATTGCATGTCAGGAATGGCTGGACGTTCGGACGTTCGGACAAGTATTCGCGTTCAAAGGAGACGAAGTCTCTGTGGGAATACGAGGACCTGTTTCAATCCATCAGGCAGTCAGCTTGTCACCAGTGGATGTTGTCAGTATGCAGATTACGAAGAGTGTCAACAGTGAGGCAGGAAAAGACAGCAAGGCTTCTGATACCATGGGAACCAAACATAGAATAGGGTTTGGCCTATACCTGGTAAAAGGAAGCGTGAATGTCCAACTGGCCGAGAAAACCGGATTTTCTCAAGAAGACGCTGAACTTTTAAAGGAGGCACTGAAGACCCTGTTTGAAAACGACGCGTCATCCGCAAGGCCGGAAGGAAGTATGGAAGTCTGCCGACTCTACTGGTGGCAGCATGAGGAAAAGACCCCCTCAGTATCTACTGCTCAAATCCATAGAAGCATAAAAATCGAGGCATTGGAGGACAGGCCTAAATCATTTAAAGACTACTCCATCAAGTTAGAAGAACTGAACTGTGTAAAACCGGAGGTATATGAATTTGTATAA
- the cas4 gene encoding CRISPR-associated protein Cas4 — translation MNLYKEEDYLQLSGIQHFAFCRRQWALAYIELQWDENVRTVEGKLLHEKAHDPTNAEKRGDLIISRGMPVYSRELGISGECDVVEFHRSQDGITLFGRDGLYEVIPIEYKRGKPKENDVDILQLMAQALCLEEMLCCQIPFGYLYYGETRHRKIVEFTEEIRHKTKDMFLEMHQYYERRYTPRVKRSKACNACSLKDICLPALGIAKSATDYINSRLSEE, via the coding sequence ATGAATTTGTATAAAGAAGAGGATTACCTGCAATTGTCAGGTATCCAGCATTTCGCATTCTGTCGTCGTCAATGGGCGCTTGCCTACATAGAACTCCAGTGGGATGAAAATGTGAGGACTGTTGAAGGAAAACTCTTGCATGAGAAGGCACATGATCCTACAAATGCGGAGAAGAGAGGAGATCTGATTATCAGCAGAGGCATGCCAGTATATTCCAGAGAATTGGGGATCAGCGGTGAATGTGACGTTGTTGAATTCCACCGTTCTCAGGACGGAATAACATTATTTGGACGGGATGGCCTGTATGAAGTAATTCCCATCGAATACAAGCGGGGAAAGCCCAAGGAAAATGATGTGGATATTCTTCAACTTATGGCGCAGGCATTATGCCTGGAAGAAATGCTTTGCTGCCAGATTCCTTTTGGATACTTATACTATGGTGAGACAAGACATAGAAAAATAGTAGAATTTACAGAAGAAATTCGACACAAGACAAAAGACATGTTTCTGGAAATGCATCAGTATTATGAACGAAGATATACTCCAAGGGTAAAACGTTCCAAGGCATGTAATGCGTGTTCTCTAAAGGATATCTGTCTGCCGGCTTTAGGAATAGCAAAGTCGGCAACAGATTATATTAATAGCAGGCTATCGGAGGAATAG
- the cas1c gene encoding type I-C CRISPR-associated endonuclease Cas1c has translation MKKLMNTLYVTSANRYLSLDGENVVILEEQKEIGRVPLHNLEGIVTFGYTGASPRLMGTCAQKNISLTFMTEHGRFLARVCGEVRGNVTLRRQQYRIADNTEKKIEVARNCIVGKVYNSRWILERAIRDYPLRLDVEKIKEKSSFLDSRLKEIRTCESPDKLLGLEGESASIYFSVFDELILQQKEVFYFHGRNRRPPLDNVNAMLSFAYSLLAGICTSALETVGLDPYVGFFHTDRPGRTSLALDIMEELRSVMADRFVLTLINKRIVDSSGFLQKENGAVIMDDDTRKKFLAAWQEKKKEVITHPFLGEKMEWGMVPHVQAMLLARYVRGDLEEYPPFLWK, from the coding sequence TTGAAAAAATTAATGAATACGTTATATGTGACCTCTGCGAATCGGTATCTTTCTTTAGATGGAGAGAATGTTGTTATTCTGGAAGAACAGAAGGAAATCGGGCGCGTACCCCTACATAACCTGGAGGGAATCGTTACATTTGGATATACAGGAGCAAGCCCGAGACTTATGGGGACTTGCGCGCAGAAGAATATCAGCCTTACTTTTATGACTGAGCACGGACGTTTCCTTGCACGGGTATGTGGAGAAGTCAGGGGGAATGTCACACTGCGAAGGCAGCAATATCGTATCGCCGATAATACAGAAAAAAAGATAGAAGTGGCGCGAAATTGTATTGTTGGAAAAGTGTATAATTCCCGGTGGATTTTAGAGCGGGCAATCCGGGATTATCCGCTGCGGTTGGATGTAGAAAAGATAAAAGAAAAATCGTCTTTCCTCGATTCCCGCTTAAAAGAAATCCGTACGTGTGAAAGCCCGGATAAACTTCTGGGACTTGAGGGAGAGTCAGCCTCCATTTATTTTTCTGTCTTTGATGAATTGATCTTGCAGCAAAAGGAAGTTTTTTATTTTCATGGACGAAATAGAAGGCCCCCTTTGGATAATGTAAATGCAATGCTTTCATTCGCCTATTCGCTTTTAGCAGGTATATGTACGTCAGCATTGGAAACTGTTGGCCTTGATCCTTATGTTGGCTTCTTTCATACGGATAGACCAGGCCGCACATCATTGGCACTGGATATCATGGAAGAACTAAGAAGTGTAATGGCTGACCGTTTCGTACTAACGCTGATTAATAAAAGGATTGTTGATTCCAGCGGTTTCCTTCAGAAAGAAAATGGCGCTGTCATTATGGATGATGATACGAGAAAGAAATTTCTCGCTGCATGGCAGGAGAAGAAAAAGGAAGTCATTACACATCCTTTTCTGGGTGAAAAAATGGAGTGGGGAATGGTACCCCATGTTCAGGCAATGCTTCTGGCCAGATATGTTCGTGGAGATTTGGAAGAGTATCCGCCATTTTTGTGGAAGTAG
- the cas2 gene encoding CRISPR-associated endonuclease Cas2: protein MLVLITYDVNTETEAGKRRLRKVAKQCVNYGQRVQNSVFECNLDAAKLRQVKAILEDIIDKEVDSLRFYNLGNKYKDKIEHIGAKKSFDVTAPLIF from the coding sequence ATGCTGGTGTTGATAACTTATGATGTAAATACAGAGACAGAGGCAGGAAAGAGACGCCTAAGAAAAGTAGCAAAGCAATGCGTTAATTATGGACAGCGGGTTCAAAATTCCGTATTCGAGTGCAATCTGGACGCCGCAAAACTTCGTCAGGTAAAGGCTATCCTGGAGGATATAATTGATAAAGAAGTTGATAGTTTAAGGTTCTATAATCTGGGTAATAAGTATAAAGACAAGATTGAACATATAGGAGCAAAGAAAAGTTTTGATGTGACTGCCCCTCTTATATTTTAG
- a CDS encoding TetR/AcrR family transcriptional regulator: protein MPKFSDAEKEFIRQKLMQEGERLFVSFGIKKVSIDEIVQATGIAKGSFYSFYQSKEHLYMDIAGNLQMRMWQEMDEFLNENRSLSPRELCKQCFLWMFDELQRYPMLKQANGETADYLYRKLPREVIEAHTKDDSHELVKLQEYGVRFKCGIEIATKTLQTLAISFLNLQQDNAEDQRTIMGIILDGVLKEIVSDEND, encoded by the coding sequence ATGCCAAAATTCAGCGATGCTGAAAAAGAGTTTATAAGACAAAAACTAATGCAAGAGGGAGAACGATTATTTGTCTCATTCGGAATAAAAAAAGTATCCATTGATGAAATCGTACAGGCCACCGGCATAGCAAAGGGCTCATTTTACTCCTTCTACCAAAGCAAGGAACATCTGTATATGGATATTGCGGGGAATCTGCAGATGAGGATGTGGCAGGAGATGGATGAATTTTTAAATGAAAATCGTTCGTTATCACCAAGGGAACTTTGCAAACAATGTTTTTTATGGATGTTTGACGAGTTGCAACGTTATCCGATGCTTAAGCAGGCTAATGGCGAGACGGCTGACTATTTATATCGTAAATTGCCCCGTGAAGTGATTGAGGCGCATACAAAAGATGACAGTCATGAACTTGTAAAATTGCAGGAATATGGCGTTCGTTTTAAATGCGGAATTGAAATTGCAACAAAAACATTACAGACACTTGCAATTAGTTTCCTAAACTTACAACAGGATAATGCTGAAGATCAGCGGACTATAATGGGAATTATTTTGGATGGCGTATTAAAGGAGATTGTCAGTGATGAAAATGATTGA
- a CDS encoding ABC transporter ATP-binding protein — protein MIDVQNVFFKYPSSENDTIKGICFKVEQGEIFGFLGPSGAGKSTMQKILTGTLRDYRGSVHVFDTEIKRRTSDYYENIGVDFEFPNFYGKFTAIENLKYFASLYSVKTMDPMELLEKVGLHHDAKKKVSSYSKGMKMRLGFVRSLLNDPKLLFLDEPTSGLDPANARVLKDMILEQKRMGKTIILTTHNMHDAEELCDRVAFIVDGTIKTIGSPHDLRKSGSDTKVEYSYIEGGKEIRNVCTLSHLADSPDFQSALKRGILTSIHSKEQTLEDIFIELTGRGLQ, from the coding sequence ATGATTGATGTCCAAAATGTATTTTTCAAATATCCATCTTCAGAAAACGATACCATTAAGGGGATTTGTTTTAAGGTGGAGCAGGGGGAAATATTTGGCTTCCTTGGTCCGTCGGGTGCTGGAAAAAGCACCATGCAGAAAATATTGACAGGGACTCTTAGGGATTATCGAGGGAGCGTTCACGTTTTTGATACAGAGATAAAGCGTAGAACGAGCGATTATTATGAAAATATAGGAGTTGATTTTGAATTTCCAAATTTTTATGGAAAGTTTACCGCGATCGAAAATTTGAAGTATTTCGCCTCCCTTTATTCAGTTAAAACAATGGATCCAATGGAACTCTTAGAAAAGGTTGGCCTTCATCACGACGCCAAAAAGAAGGTGTCCAGTTATTCAAAGGGAATGAAAATGAGGCTAGGATTCGTGCGTTCTCTGCTGAATGATCCGAAACTGCTGTTTCTTGACGAGCCCACCAGCGGCCTTGATCCTGCGAATGCAAGGGTATTAAAGGATATGATACTAGAGCAAAAAAGGATGGGAAAGACCATCATTCTGACAACCCATAACATGCATGATGCGGAGGAACTCTGTGACCGTGTGGCATTTATCGTTGACGGTACAATTAAAACAATTGGTTCGCCGCATGATTTGCGTAAGAGTGGATCAGATACAAAGGTGGAATACAGTTATATAGAAGGCGGAAAGGAAATAAGAAACGTCTGTACGCTATCCCACTTGGCTGATTCGCCAGATTTTCAATCTGCACTGAAAAGAGGTATTCTGACAAGTATTCATTCAAAGGAGCAGACGCTTGAAGATATATTTATAGAACTGACAGGAAGGGGATTGCAGTGA
- a CDS encoding ABC transporter, with protein MRILNAIKNDIRFQIKYGFYFLYFFFTVVYIVALRITPSEYKNMAASLIILTDPAMLGVFFMGGIWLLEKGEGLHRFWSISPLRTIEYVWSKAISLSILSTISVILIVLIGIGGRIRFIFLALCIFIGAIVFNLIGLLVASYAHSVNHYMIIVIFPTVVLSLPPVLTAFGITHPFFEICPGTALWHMIESAFLGEKV; from the coding sequence GTGAGAATCTTAAATGCCATAAAAAATGACATCCGTTTTCAGATAAAATATGGTTTCTATTTTCTGTATTTCTTTTTCACCGTGGTTTATATCGTTGCATTGAGGATAACGCCTTCGGAATATAAGAATATGGCAGCATCACTCATTATACTGACGGATCCCGCAATGCTTGGTGTTTTCTTTATGGGAGGCATATGGCTGCTTGAAAAAGGGGAGGGGCTGCATCGCTTTTGGAGCATTTCACCGCTTCGGACGATCGAATATGTATGGTCAAAAGCCATATCACTTTCTATTCTGTCAACAATTTCTGTCATACTAATTGTCCTGATTGGGATAGGAGGAAGGATCAGATTCATATTTTTGGCCTTATGCATATTCATTGGAGCCATCGTATTTAATCTAATCGGACTTCTGGTTGCTTCTTATGCGCATTCGGTTAACCATTATATGATAATAGTAATTTTTCCAACAGTAGTACTGTCATTACCGCCTGTTCTGACTGCATTTGGAATCACTCATCCGTTTTTTGAAATATGTCCAGGCACAGCCTTGTGGCATATGATTGAAAGCGCATTTTTGGGGGAAAAAGTATAA